One region of Myxococcus fulvus genomic DNA includes:
- the xdhB gene encoding xanthine dehydrogenase molybdopterin binding subunit: MFEFRLNGSVVRVDDVSPNTTLLDFLRAKGATGTKQGCAEGDCGACTVAMVDRDAQGNRNLRAFNACITLVPMVAGREIVTVEGVGSKEKPHPVQQAMVKHYGSQCGFCTPGFVVSMAEAYSRPAVCTPETVADQLCGNICRCTGYRPIRDAMMEALAARDAAVGLSAIPGTPLGGPAEALSSVSYEAKGQKFLRPTSWEELLALKAAHPEAMLVAGATELGVDITKKARRYPFLISTEAVEGLRDIRREADGWHVGGAATLVDLEDALGTALPEVTKMLNVFASRQIRQRATLSGNLVTASPIGDLAPVLLALDARLVLASVRGKRTVALSEFFLAYRKTALQADEVVRSIVIPDGPSAESGLTRRSDSFKVSKRRELDISIVAAGFCVDVDSGGVVRAARLGYGGVAATPIRARRTEELLVGKPWTRETVDQVLPVLGSELSPISDLRGSAEYRRGLIVSLFEKFFTGERSPSLDAAPGFVGGDGEVPTDATRVLRHESALGHVTGAAKYVDDVAQSRPMLEVWPVCSPHAHARILRRDATAARALPGVVTVLLAEDIPGMNDTGPIRHDEPLLAKDEVLFHGQIVALVVGESVDACREAARQVVVEYEPLPAVLTVEDAIAQGSYHTEPHIIRRGDVDAALAASPRRLSGTVSIGGQEHFYLETHAAYAEKGDDGDITVVSSTQHPSEVQAVISHVLHLPRSRVVVQSPRMGGGFGGKETQGNAPAALVALASWQTGRPVRWMLDRDVDMVVTGKRHPFHATYEVGFDEQGKLLALKAVLVSNGGWSLDLSESITDRALFHLDNAYYIPATSYTGRVAKTHLVSNTAFRGFGGPQGMLVGEEVLARVARAVGLSAEDVRERNFYRGTGETNTTHYGQELEDERLPGLWRELKESSELSRRRAEVDAFNASSPNIKRGLAMTPMKFGISFTATFLNQAGALVHVYRDGSVMVSHGGTEMGQGLHTKIQGVAMRELGLPADAIRLAKTVTDKVPNTSATAASSGSDLNGAAVREACVSIRERLAPVAAKLLSEKHGRGVAPESLVFEGGRVGVKGAPEVSAAFAAVVDAAYLSRVGLSVTGYYRTPGIGYDKAKGKGKPFLYFAYGAAVTEVEVDGLTGMKRVLRVDVLEDVGDSLNPGVDRGQIEGGFVQGLGWLTGEDLRWDAKGRLLTHSASTYPVPAFSDAPVDFRVKLMERAKQHNTIHGSKAVGEPPLMLALSVREALRDAVGAFGQPGGDVELAAPATHEALFLAIQKRLSQDKAEDGRVAA; the protein is encoded by the coding sequence ATGTTCGAGTTCCGGCTCAACGGGAGCGTCGTCCGCGTCGACGACGTGTCCCCCAACACCACGCTGCTCGACTTCCTGCGCGCCAAGGGCGCCACGGGGACGAAGCAGGGCTGCGCCGAGGGCGACTGCGGCGCGTGCACGGTGGCCATGGTGGACCGCGATGCCCAGGGGAACCGCAACCTGCGCGCGTTCAACGCCTGCATCACCCTGGTCCCCATGGTGGCCGGCCGTGAAATCGTCACCGTGGAGGGCGTGGGCTCGAAGGAGAAGCCCCACCCCGTGCAGCAGGCGATGGTGAAGCACTACGGCTCGCAATGTGGCTTCTGCACGCCGGGCTTCGTCGTGTCGATGGCGGAGGCGTACTCGCGTCCGGCCGTCTGTACCCCGGAGACGGTGGCGGACCAGCTCTGTGGAAACATCTGCCGCTGTACCGGCTACCGCCCCATCCGCGACGCGATGATGGAGGCGCTCGCCGCGCGCGACGCCGCGGTGGGGCTGAGCGCGATTCCCGGCACGCCGCTCGGTGGGCCCGCGGAGGCCCTGTCGTCCGTCAGCTACGAGGCGAAGGGACAGAAGTTCCTGCGGCCCACGTCGTGGGAGGAGCTGCTCGCGCTGAAGGCCGCGCACCCGGAGGCGATGCTCGTCGCCGGCGCCACCGAGCTGGGCGTGGACATCACCAAGAAGGCCAGGCGCTACCCGTTCCTCATCTCCACCGAGGCGGTGGAGGGCCTGCGCGACATCCGTCGGGAGGCGGATGGGTGGCACGTGGGCGGGGCGGCGACGCTCGTCGACCTGGAGGACGCGCTCGGCACGGCCCTGCCCGAGGTGACGAAGATGCTCAACGTCTTCGCTTCGCGGCAGATCCGCCAGCGGGCCACGCTCTCCGGAAATCTGGTGACGGCGTCGCCCATCGGCGACCTGGCGCCCGTGCTGCTCGCGCTGGATGCGCGGCTGGTGCTGGCCTCGGTGCGCGGCAAGCGGACGGTGGCGCTGTCGGAGTTCTTCCTCGCGTACCGCAAGACGGCGCTCCAGGCGGACGAGGTGGTGCGCTCCATCGTCATCCCCGACGGCCCCTCGGCGGAGAGCGGGCTGACGCGGCGTTCGGATTCCTTCAAGGTCTCCAAGCGGCGAGAGCTGGACATCAGCATCGTCGCGGCGGGCTTCTGCGTGGACGTGGACTCGGGCGGCGTGGTGCGGGCGGCGCGGCTGGGCTACGGCGGCGTCGCGGCGACTCCGATTCGCGCGCGTCGCACCGAGGAGCTGCTGGTCGGCAAGCCCTGGACGCGGGAGACCGTGGACCAGGTACTGCCGGTGCTCGGCTCGGAGCTGTCCCCCATCAGCGACTTGCGCGGGAGCGCGGAGTACCGGCGCGGGCTCATCGTGAGCCTGTTCGAGAAGTTCTTCACGGGCGAGCGCAGCCCCTCGCTGGACGCGGCGCCGGGCTTCGTCGGGGGTGACGGTGAGGTGCCCACGGACGCCACGCGCGTCCTGCGCCACGAGAGCGCGCTGGGCCATGTCACGGGTGCGGCGAAGTACGTGGACGACGTGGCGCAGTCACGGCCGATGCTGGAGGTGTGGCCGGTGTGCTCGCCGCACGCGCACGCGCGCATCCTGCGCCGGGACGCGACGGCGGCTCGGGCCCTGCCCGGCGTGGTGACGGTGCTCTTGGCGGAGGACATCCCGGGGATGAACGACACCGGGCCCATCCGCCACGATGAGCCGCTGCTCGCGAAGGACGAGGTGCTGTTCCACGGGCAGATCGTGGCGCTCGTGGTGGGCGAGTCCGTGGACGCGTGCCGCGAGGCCGCGCGTCAGGTGGTGGTGGAGTACGAGCCGCTGCCAGCGGTCCTCACGGTGGAGGACGCCATCGCCCAGGGCAGCTACCACACGGAGCCGCACATCATCCGCCGGGGTGACGTGGACGCGGCGCTCGCGGCGAGCCCTCGCAGGCTGTCCGGCACCGTGTCGATTGGCGGCCAGGAGCACTTCTACCTGGAGACACACGCGGCCTACGCCGAGAAGGGCGACGACGGGGACATCACGGTGGTGTCCTCCACGCAGCATCCGTCCGAGGTGCAGGCGGTGATTTCGCACGTGCTGCACCTGCCGCGCAGCCGCGTGGTGGTGCAGTCGCCGCGCATGGGTGGCGGCTTCGGTGGCAAGGAGACGCAAGGCAACGCGCCTGCGGCGCTGGTGGCGCTGGCCTCGTGGCAAACGGGCCGCCCGGTGCGGTGGATGCTGGACCGGGACGTGGACATGGTGGTGACGGGCAAGCGTCACCCGTTCCATGCCACGTACGAGGTCGGCTTCGACGAGCAGGGCAAGCTGCTGGCCCTGAAGGCCGTGCTGGTGTCGAACGGCGGCTGGTCGCTGGATTTGTCCGAGTCGATCACGGACCGCGCCCTCTTCCACCTCGACAACGCCTATTACATCCCGGCGACGAGCTACACGGGGCGGGTTGCGAAGACGCACCTGGTCTCCAACACGGCGTTCCGGGGCTTCGGCGGTCCGCAGGGCATGCTGGTGGGCGAAGAGGTCCTCGCGAGGGTGGCGCGTGCAGTGGGCCTGTCCGCGGAGGACGTGCGCGAGCGCAACTTCTACCGGGGCACCGGTGAGACGAACACCACGCACTACGGACAGGAGCTGGAGGATGAGCGGCTGCCGGGGCTGTGGCGTGAGCTGAAGGAGTCCTCGGAGCTGTCGCGTCGGCGCGCGGAGGTGGACGCATTCAACGCCAGCTCACCGAACATCAAGCGGGGACTGGCGATGACGCCGATGAAGTTCGGCATCTCGTTCACCGCGACGTTCCTGAACCAGGCGGGCGCGCTGGTGCACGTGTATCGGGATGGCTCGGTGATGGTGTCGCACGGCGGCACGGAGATGGGCCAGGGTCTGCACACGAAGATCCAGGGCGTGGCGATGCGCGAGCTGGGCCTGCCCGCGGACGCCATCCGGCTGGCGAAGACGGTGACGGACAAAGTGCCCAACACGTCCGCCACGGCGGCGTCGAGCGGCTCGGACTTGAATGGCGCCGCGGTGCGCGAGGCGTGCGTGAGCATCCGCGAGCGGCTGGCGCCGGTGGCGGCGAAGCTCTTGTCGGAGAAGCACGGGCGCGGGGTGGCGCCGGAGTCGCTGGTGTTCGAGGGCGGCCGGGTGGGCGTGAAGGGCGCGCCCGAGGTGTCGGCGGCGTTCGCGGCCGTGGTGGACGCGGCGTATCTGTCGCGCGTGGGCCTGTCCGTGACGGGGTACTACCGGACGCCGGGCATCGGCTACGACAAGGCGAAGGGCAAGGGGAAGCCATTCCTCTACTTCGCGTACGGCGCGGCGGTGACGGAGGTGGAGGTGGACGGCCTGACGGGCATGAAGCGTGTACTCCGGGTGGACGTGCTGGAGGACGTGGGCGACTCGCTCAACCCGGGCGTGGACCGGGGCCAGATTGAAGGCGGCTTCGTGCAGGGCCTGGGGTGGCTCACGGGCGAGGACTTGCGGTGGGACGCGAAGGGCCGGCTGCTCACGCACTCGGCCAGCACGTACCCGGTGCCGGCGTTCAGCGATGCGCCCGTGGACTTCCGGGTGAAGCTGATGGAGCGGGCGAAGCAGCACAACACCATCCACGGCAGCAAGGCCGTGGGTGAGCCTCCGCTGATGCTCGCGCTGTCGGTGCGTGAGGCTTTGCGCGACGCCGTAGGCGCGTTCGGCCAGCCAGGGGGTGACGTGGAGCTCGCCGCCCCTGCCACGCACGAGGCGCTGTTCCTGGCCATCCAGAAGCGCCTGTCGCAAGACAAGGCCGAGGACGGACGCGTCGCCGCGTGA
- the xdhC gene encoding xanthine dehydrogenase accessory protein XdhC, with amino-acid sequence MWDWVRQLGEWAREGAPFAVATVTTCQGSTPAEPGAKLLVRGDGVFHGTVGGGHLEQLVLADARGCLERGESRTYRYPLGAKLGQCCGGVVDVFVEPVNHGPRLYLFGAGHVGQAVCRILEGTPFRVHLVDERPEWLQGERIPASVTRHDEPWEDFFARATWDAKRTYVAVMTHRHDLDQDIVAAALEKPARYLGLIGSKTKWARFRQRLEARGVPASLLSRVQCPMGLELGGKSPQEVAVSIAAGLLQLHHQPFVETRPEPSVSEPPRLRGVSSGE; translated from the coding sequence ATGTGGGATTGGGTCCGCCAGTTGGGCGAGTGGGCGCGCGAGGGTGCGCCCTTCGCCGTGGCCACCGTAACGACGTGTCAGGGAAGCACCCCCGCCGAGCCCGGCGCGAAGCTGCTGGTGCGCGGGGACGGCGTGTTCCACGGCACCGTGGGCGGAGGACACCTGGAGCAGCTGGTGCTCGCGGACGCGCGCGGGTGCCTGGAGCGCGGCGAGTCCCGCACGTACCGCTACCCCTTGGGCGCGAAGCTCGGCCAGTGTTGTGGAGGCGTGGTGGACGTCTTCGTGGAGCCCGTCAATCACGGGCCTCGGCTGTACCTGTTCGGCGCCGGCCACGTGGGCCAGGCGGTGTGTCGCATCCTGGAGGGCACCCCCTTCCGCGTGCACCTGGTGGACGAGCGCCCCGAGTGGCTCCAGGGCGAGCGCATCCCCGCTTCCGTGACGCGCCACGACGAGCCGTGGGAGGACTTCTTCGCCCGCGCCACGTGGGACGCGAAGCGCACCTATGTCGCGGTGATGACGCACCGGCATGACCTGGACCAGGACATCGTCGCCGCCGCGCTGGAGAAGCCCGCGCGCTACCTGGGCCTCATCGGCAGCAAGACCAAGTGGGCGCGCTTCCGGCAGCGGCTGGAGGCGCGCGGCGTGCCCGCGAGCCTCTTGAGCCGGGTGCAGTGCCCCATGGGGTTGGAGCTGGGGGGCAAGTCCCCCCAGGAGGTCGCGGTGAGCATCGCCGCGGGCCTGCTCCAGCTCCACCACCAGCCTTTCGTCGAAACCCGCCCCGAGCCGTCCGTCTCGGAGCCGCCCCGCCTGCGCGGGGTTTCGTCTGGAGAATGA
- a CDS encoding LysR family transcriptional regulator, whose translation MDSLGSLQAFVQAAEARSFTVAGRQLGVSSSAIGKAVSRLEERLSVRLFHRSTRTITLTPEGSLFLERCRRIFCEIEAAELELARTQEAPRGKLRISMPLVGMLMMPTLSAFMRAYPDIELDLDFSDRLVDVIDEGFDGVVRGGDISDSRLMARVLGTFRLVLVASPDYLARRGTPRKPEDLKQHACLHHRFATTGKLERWPFRKGRKEVELPTTVVASTIEPLIYMAEQGLGITCLPDFALRRQFAQGTLVKVLDSHLHHQGTFRVLWPSSRYLSPKLRVFVDFMAAHLFET comes from the coding sequence ATGGACAGTCTCGGCTCACTCCAGGCGTTCGTTCAGGCGGCGGAGGCGCGCAGCTTCACCGTGGCGGGACGACAACTCGGGGTGTCGTCGTCGGCCATCGGCAAGGCGGTGTCGCGGCTGGAGGAGCGGCTGTCGGTGCGGCTCTTCCACCGCTCGACGCGCACCATCACCCTGACTCCGGAGGGTTCGCTCTTCCTGGAGCGCTGCCGGCGCATCTTCTGTGAAATCGAGGCCGCGGAGCTGGAGCTGGCGCGGACGCAGGAGGCCCCGCGCGGCAAGCTGCGCATCAGCATGCCCCTGGTCGGCATGTTGATGATGCCGACCCTGAGCGCGTTCATGCGCGCGTATCCGGACATCGAGCTGGACCTGGACTTCTCGGATCGGCTCGTCGACGTCATCGACGAGGGCTTCGATGGCGTGGTGCGCGGCGGAGACATCAGCGACTCGCGGCTGATGGCGCGGGTGCTGGGGACGTTCCGGCTGGTCCTCGTCGCCTCGCCGGACTACCTCGCGCGCCGGGGCACACCCCGCAAGCCCGAGGACCTGAAGCAGCACGCGTGCCTGCACCACCGCTTCGCCACCACCGGAAAGCTGGAGCGCTGGCCGTTCCGCAAGGGCCGCAAGGAGGTGGAGCTGCCCACCACGGTGGTGGCGAGCACCATCGAGCCGCTCATCTACATGGCCGAGCAGGGCCTGGGCATCACCTGTCTGCCGGACTTCGCCCTGCGCCGTCAGTTCGCGCAGGGCACCCTGGTGAAGGTGCTCGACAGCCACCTCCACCACCAGGGCACGTTCCGGGTGCTGTGGCCCTCCAGCCGCTACCTGTCCCCCAAGCTGCGGGTGTTCGTGGACTTCATGGCGGCGCACCTGTTCGAGACTTGA
- a CDS encoding MFS transporter translates to MTSTSLPIDATARTEPALPLGGLLALAMAAFITVLTEALPAGLLPRMSVDLGVSESLAGQLVTLYALGTLLTAIPLTAATQGWRRRPLLIGAILGFAVVNTVTAVSSSFAVTLAARFLAGVFAGLLWALVASYAARMVSERQKGRAMAIAMVGIPLALSLGIPAGTFLGAAVGWRVTFGIMSGLTLVLVGWVLARVPDFPGQPEDQRLSLTRVFLMPGIRPVLFVTLAFVLAHNVLYTYIAPFLGTVGLAGDIDVVLLVFGVAALASIWGVGVLIDRWLRELVLLSTALFIGVAVVLALSSGLSAVVHVSVAVWGLAYGGVATLFQTASAKTAGEASDVAQSMVVTVWNIAIAGGGLAGGVLLDTLGTRSFPWMLVLLLVPTLLVAWRAREHGFPPVPRR, encoded by the coding sequence ATGACCTCGACCTCGCTCCCTATCGATGCCACCGCGCGGACCGAACCCGCGCTCCCTCTCGGAGGGCTCCTCGCGCTGGCGATGGCGGCCTTCATCACCGTGCTCACCGAGGCGCTCCCCGCGGGGCTGCTGCCCCGGATGAGCGTGGACCTGGGCGTCTCCGAGTCCCTGGCCGGGCAGCTCGTCACGCTGTACGCGCTCGGCACGCTGCTGACGGCGATTCCCCTCACGGCGGCGACGCAAGGGTGGCGACGCAGGCCGTTGCTCATCGGCGCCATCCTGGGCTTCGCCGTCGTCAACACCGTCACCGCCGTGTCCTCCAGCTTCGCGGTGACGCTGGCGGCGCGCTTCCTGGCGGGGGTGTTCGCGGGGCTGCTCTGGGCGCTGGTCGCCAGCTACGCGGCGCGCATGGTGTCCGAGCGACAGAAGGGCCGGGCGATGGCCATCGCGATGGTGGGAATCCCCCTCGCGCTGTCCCTGGGGATCCCCGCGGGCACGTTCCTGGGCGCGGCCGTCGGGTGGCGCGTCACCTTCGGAATCATGAGCGGCCTGACGCTGGTGCTCGTGGGCTGGGTGCTCGCGCGCGTGCCGGACTTCCCCGGGCAGCCCGAGGACCAGCGGCTGTCGCTCACCCGCGTGTTCCTGATGCCCGGCATCCGCCCCGTGCTGTTCGTCACGCTGGCCTTCGTGCTCGCGCACAACGTGCTCTACACGTACATCGCCCCGTTCCTGGGGACGGTGGGGCTGGCGGGGGACATCGACGTGGTGCTGCTCGTCTTCGGCGTGGCGGCGCTCGCCTCCATCTGGGGCGTGGGCGTGCTCATCGACCGGTGGCTGCGGGAGCTGGTGCTGTTGAGCACGGCGCTCTTCATCGGGGTGGCCGTGGTGCTCGCGCTGTCGAGCGGGCTTTCCGCCGTGGTCCACGTGAGCGTCGCCGTCTGGGGGCTGGCCTATGGCGGCGTGGCCACGCTCTTCCAGACGGCCTCGGCGAAGACGGCCGGGGAGGCGTCCGACGTGGCGCAGTCCATGGTCGTCACGGTGTGGAACATCGCCATCGCGGGAGGAGGACTCGCGGGCGGCGTGCTGCTCGACACGCTGGGGACGCGCTCCTTCCCCTGGATGCTGGTGCTCCTCCTGGTGCCCACGCTGCTGGTGGCCTGGAGGGCGCGGGAGCACGGCTTCCCACCCGTGCCCCGGCGCTGA
- a CDS encoding DUF418 domain-containing protein → MTPAPSSATPTDARPVDSGERLALLDTLRGFALCGVFISNTFMWFSGRAFLPKEQLEAQFTQGSLIDRIIMPAFGILVGGRFITIFSFLFGLGFAVQMGRADARGSDITRLYVRRLVVMLALGLSHLYLIWYGDILSNYALLGFWLLLFRKRDDRTILGWAIALLVVGPLLTTFVLKLPQLLAATPEAAAALGKAQSERSAALKVALFPSFTDGNWWDVVKAGATFHRVEFLHIMVLHSVGLMGRFLLGFYVGRRRLFHDASQHLPLFRRLLYGALAMGVVGGGVGAVVQQLVIRKILNPDALPTWLPFAMTPIRTMGEVGFAATYVLAITLLFQRATFQRILSVLAPVGRMALTNYLSQSVISVLVFYGYGLGLFGKLAPSLCILYCLGVFAVQIVFSHLWLSRFRFGPMEWVWRSLTYGKAQPMRKSAGSPGAAMAT, encoded by the coding sequence ATGACCCCTGCTCCTTCGTCGGCCACCCCCACCGACGCCCGCCCGGTAGATTCAGGCGAGCGCCTGGCGTTGCTCGACACGCTGCGAGGCTTCGCGCTCTGCGGCGTGTTCATCTCCAACACCTTCATGTGGTTCAGCGGTCGGGCGTTCCTCCCCAAGGAGCAGCTCGAGGCGCAGTTCACCCAAGGCTCGCTCATCGACCGCATCATCATGCCGGCCTTCGGCATCCTGGTGGGCGGCCGGTTCATCACCATCTTCTCGTTCCTGTTCGGCCTGGGCTTCGCGGTGCAGATGGGGCGCGCGGACGCGCGGGGCTCGGACATCACCCGGCTCTACGTCCGCCGGCTCGTGGTGATGCTGGCCCTGGGCTTAAGCCACCTGTACCTCATCTGGTACGGAGACATCCTGAGCAACTACGCGCTGCTCGGCTTCTGGCTGTTGTTGTTCCGCAAGCGGGACGACCGCACGATTCTGGGATGGGCGATAGCGCTGCTGGTGGTGGGCCCCCTGCTCACCACCTTCGTGCTCAAGCTCCCGCAGCTGCTCGCCGCCACCCCGGAGGCCGCCGCCGCGCTGGGCAAGGCGCAGAGCGAACGTTCGGCGGCGCTGAAGGTCGCCCTGTTCCCCAGCTTCACGGACGGCAACTGGTGGGATGTCGTCAAGGCGGGCGCGACGTTCCACCGCGTCGAGTTCCTGCACATCATGGTCCTCCATTCGGTGGGGCTCATGGGCCGCTTCCTCCTGGGCTTCTACGTGGGCCGCCGGCGCCTCTTCCATGACGCCTCCCAGCACCTGCCGCTCTTCCGCCGGCTGCTCTACGGAGCGCTCGCGATGGGCGTGGTGGGCGGAGGCGTGGGCGCCGTGGTGCAGCAGCTGGTCATCCGGAAGATATTGAATCCGGACGCGCTGCCCACGTGGCTGCCGTTCGCGATGACGCCCATCCGGACGATGGGCGAGGTGGGCTTCGCGGCGACGTACGTGCTGGCCATCACCCTGCTCTTCCAGCGCGCGACCTTCCAGCGAATCCTGTCGGTGCTGGCGCCCGTGGGCCGCATGGCGTTGACGAACTACCTGAGCCAGTCCGTCATCAGCGTGCTCGTGTTCTACGGCTACGGCCTGGGCCTGTTCGGGAAGCTGGCGCCCAGCCTGTGCATCCTGTACTGCCTGGGCGTCTTCGCCGTGCAGATCGTCTTCAGCCACCTGTGGCTGTCGCGCTTCCGCTTCGGGCCCATGGAGTGGGTGTGGCGCTCGCTGACGTACGGCAAGGCCCAGCCGATGCGCAAGAGCGCCGGGTCCCCTGGCGCGGCGATGGCGACCTGA
- the nth gene encoding endonuclease III, with the protein MKPAEKATLLLERLREQHPDARYELDWSTPFELLVATILAAQCTDERVNRVTATVFPKYPGPQAFADADTAQLEEDLKPTGFYKQKTKSVQAMSRALLEQFDGEVPRTVEELVKLPGVARKTANVVLNTAFDLPSGIIVDTHVARVSQRLGLTKHDKPEAIEQDLMKLVPQDTWTFFGPATVLHGRYTCTAKNPRCETCIVKDICPRIGV; encoded by the coding sequence ATGAAACCCGCCGAGAAAGCCACCCTCCTCCTCGAGCGCCTGCGCGAGCAGCACCCCGACGCACGCTACGAGCTTGACTGGTCCACCCCCTTCGAGCTGCTCGTCGCCACCATCCTCGCGGCCCAGTGCACCGACGAGCGCGTCAACCGCGTCACCGCCACCGTCTTCCCCAAGTACCCCGGCCCCCAGGCCTTCGCCGACGCGGACACCGCCCAGTTGGAGGAGGACCTCAAGCCCACCGGCTTCTACAAACAGAAGACCAAGTCCGTGCAGGCCATGAGCCGGGCGCTCCTGGAGCAGTTCGACGGCGAGGTACCCCGCACCGTGGAGGAATTGGTGAAGCTCCCCGGCGTGGCCCGGAAGACGGCCAACGTGGTGCTCAACACCGCGTTCGACCTCCCCTCCGGCATCATCGTCGACACCCACGTCGCCCGCGTCAGCCAGCGGCTGGGCCTGACGAAGCACGACAAGCCCGAGGCGATTGAGCAGGACCTGATGAAGCTCGTGCCCCAGGACACCTGGACCTTCTTCGGCCCCGCCACCGTCCTGCACGGCCGCTACACCTGCACGGCCAAGAATCCCAGATGTGAGACGTGCATCGTGAAGGACATCTGCCCACGCATCGGCGTATAG
- a CDS encoding DUF1003 domain-containing protein, with product MPADVALLKEVPLFAALDDEERELLAAQLEEVRLSAGEKVFSRGDPGGAIYIVSAGEVQISVEDTTGQVIVFETARRGDFFGELSLLDGDPRSADARAIQDTHALKVDRADLQLLFQRHPSSAMDVLTAIGRRLREADKMLHSRPTLSPNETVEERLTTIQRLADGLSAFSGTFTFMLLHAAWFAVWISINLDFIPGFHAFDPFPFGLLTMVVSLEAIFLSCFVLISQSRQAAKDRIRSDVEYEANIRAGLEVTHLHTKLDHLYAQTMARLDAVERGRSTPAPVPPRTFNG from the coding sequence ATGCCCGCCGACGTCGCCCTGCTCAAGGAAGTCCCCCTCTTCGCCGCCCTCGACGACGAGGAGCGCGAGCTGCTCGCCGCCCAGCTCGAGGAGGTCCGCCTCTCCGCCGGAGAGAAGGTCTTCTCCCGGGGTGACCCCGGCGGCGCCATCTACATCGTCAGCGCCGGCGAGGTGCAGATATCGGTCGAGGACACCACCGGCCAGGTCATCGTCTTCGAGACCGCCCGCCGCGGTGACTTCTTCGGCGAGCTGTCCCTGCTCGACGGTGACCCGCGCAGCGCCGACGCCCGCGCCATCCAGGACACCCACGCCCTCAAGGTCGACCGCGCCGACCTCCAGCTGCTCTTCCAGCGCCACCCCTCCAGCGCCATGGACGTCCTCACCGCCATCGGCCGGCGCCTGCGGGAGGCGGACAAGATGCTCCACAGCCGCCCCACCCTCAGCCCCAATGAGACCGTGGAGGAGCGGCTCACCACCATCCAGCGCCTCGCGGACGGCCTCTCCGCCTTCAGCGGCACCTTCACCTTCATGCTGCTGCACGCCGCCTGGTTCGCGGTGTGGATCTCCATCAACCTGGACTTCATCCCCGGGTTCCACGCGTTCGACCCGTTCCCCTTCGGCCTGCTCACCATGGTGGTCAGCCTGGAGGCCATCTTCCTGTCCTGCTTCGTCCTCATCAGCCAGAGCCGCCAGGCCGCCAAGGACCGCATCCGCTCGGACGTCGAGTACGAGGCCAACATCCGCGCCGGCCTGGAGGTCACGCACCTGCACACCAAGCTGGACCACCTCTACGCGCAGACCATGGCCCGCCTGGACGCCGTGGAGCGCGGGCGCTCCACCCCCGCCCCCGTCCCCCCGCGCACCTTCAACGGCTGA